The following are from one region of the Salvia hispanica cultivar TCC Black 2014 chromosome 1, UniMelb_Shisp_WGS_1.0, whole genome shotgun sequence genome:
- the LOC125200857 gene encoding receptor-like protein 9DC3 isoform X3 encodes MERVSPFFLLFILILFPCLSHATSHQINTDESALLAFKPLVSSDPNNILKRNWTLGTSVCTWLGVTCDSCYNRVTHLNLSRMGLNGSIPPEIGNLSFLVSLNLSGNSLHGHLPKDICRYSNLPSLKELQLSINKLEGEIPVSLGECPQLEILDLSYNNFGGHVPTQIGNITHLKELWLNWNNLRGTIPKEFGALNKLEMMWLDDNKLSGSIPREVWNLTALLELRIKNNSLSGPIPSTIGNLSNMESLDLSFNALNGRIPSTIGNLSNLRYIWLKSNKLNGLIPSTIGYLSNIQNLDLSFNKLNGPIPSTIGNLSNMESLDLSFNVLNGPIPSTIGNLSNLRYIWLGSNKLNGSIPSTFVNQSKLLQLELNANNLSGEIPPSICNLRFLMVLFLSYNNLEGSFPYCLGNLSASLVILHLNANKLSGPIPSTFTKGCSLQSINLNGNKLEGILPHTLVNCKDVLGIDIGDNKIRDVFPFWMETLPQLRVLVLRSNKFNGAMSLVASNSNTERPFPKLQVLDISHNAFVGILPDRYINKFQGMIDAKENQTDDETKRYLSYLELKLTLKGLDQLMKRLLDTFTTLDVSSNRFSGGIPSSLGNLNSLRYLNLSHNTLNGHIPPSLGSMSLLESLDLSSNKMDGKIPGELAKLTFLAKLNLSINSLEGQIPQVGQLSTFDNESYVGNAGLCGLPLTRKCEGSDGKPSPPHVEVESDREIEWGYVFVAAGYVFGIGIFSWLLLLCPSFRYKYFEKVDDVFEKIFECFQRPKKRDRGRRVVRNQARRQQ; translated from the exons ATGGAGAGAGTTTCCCcatttttcctacttttcaTACTCATATTGTTTCCTTGTCTTAGCCATGCTACTTCTCATCAAATCAATACTGATGAGTCTGCACTTCTTGCTTTCAAACCCCTCGTCTCTTCAGATCCTaacaatattttgaaaagaaattgGACTTTGGGGACCTCTGTTTGTACATGGTTAGGAGTTACTTGTGATTCGTGTTATAATAGGGTGACTCATTTAAATCTCTCGCGTATGGGACTCAATGGGAGCATTCCACCAGAAATCGGaaatctttcttttcttgtttctctaaATTTAAGTGGAAACTCTCTTCATGGTCACTTGCCAAAGGACATCTGCAGATATAGCAACCTTCCAAGTCTTAAAGAACTTCAGCTATCCATCAACAAATTGGAGGGAGAGATACCGGTGAGTTTGGGTGAATGTCCACAACTTGAGATTCTTGACTTGTCATACAACAACTTTGGTGGACATGTACCTACACAAATTGGAAATATCACACACCTTAAGGAATTATGGCTTAATTGGAACAATCTAAGAG GTACTATTCCTAAAGAGTTTGGTGCTCTTAATAAATTAGAGATGATGTGGTTGGATGATAACAAACTTAGTGGATCAATTCCAAGAGAAGTGTGGAACTTGACCGCTCTGCTTGAGTTACGAATCAAGAATAATTCTTTAAGTG GTCCAATACCATCCACCATTGGAAATCTATCAAATATGGAGTCCCTAGATCTCTCTTTCAACGCATTAAATG GTCGCATACCATCCACCATTGGAAATCTATCAAATCTGCGTTACATATGGCTCAAGTCCAACAAGTTAAATG GTCTAATACCATCCACCATTGGATATCTATCAAATATACAGAACTTAGATCTCTctttcaacaaattaaatg GTCCAATACCATCCACCATTGGAAATCTATCAAATATGGAGTCCCTAGATCTCTCTTTCAACGTATTAAATG gtCCCATACCATCTACCATCGGAAATCTATCAAATCTCCGTTACATATGGCTCGGCTCCAACAAGTTAAATG GTTCGATACCATCCACCTTTGTGAATCAATCAAAGCTGTTGCAGTTAGAACTCAACGCCAACAACTTAAGTGGAGAGATTCCTCCATCCATTTGCAACTTGAGATTCCTAATGGTCCTCTTTTTATCATACAATAATTTGGAAGGATCATTTCCATATTGTCTTGGAAACTTAAGCGCTTCACTAGTAATTCTCCATTTGAATGCAAATAAACTTAGTGGCCCCATTCCATCTACATTCACAAAAGGTTGCAGTCTTCAGTCAATCAATCTAAATGGAAACAAATTGGAAGGAATACTACCCCACACCCTAGTCAACTGCAAAGACGTTCTGGGGATTGACATTGGTGATAATAAAATACGAGATGTGTTTCCCTTTTGGATGGAAACACTCCCTCAACTTCGCGTCCTCGTCCTGAGGTCAAATAAGTTCAATGGTGCAATGTCGTTGGTGGCTTCAAACTCAAACACAGAGCGGCCATTTCCAAAGTTGCAAGTATTGGATATATCACATAATGCATTTGTTGGCATTTTACCTGATAGATATATCAACAAATTTCAAGGTATGATAGATGCAAAAGAAAACCAGACTGATGATGAAACAAAAAGATATCTATCTTATTTAGAGTTGAAACTCACATTGAAAGGATTGGATCAGTTAATGAAGCGACTGCTAGATACCTTTACAACCCTCGACGTATCTTCCAACAGATTCTCAGGGGGCATTCCATCTTCTCTAGGGAATCTTAACTCCCTTAGATACTTGAATTTGTCTCACAATACCCTCAATGGACATATACCGCCATCTCTAGGAAGTATGAGTTTGCTCGAGTCTTTGGACTTGTCTTCAAACAAAATGGATGGAAAAATTCCAGGTGAATTGGCAAAGTTGACATTTCTTGCAAAGTTAAACCTTTCAATAAATAGCCTTGAGGGCCAAATACCACAAGTTGGCCAACTTTCCACATTTGATAATGAGTCATATGTGGGAAATGCAGGCTTGTGTGGATTACCATTGACGAGAAAATGTGAGGGGAGTGATGGAAAACCATCACCGCCTCACGTGGAAGTGGAATCGGATAGGGAGATCGAGTGGGGTTATGTGTTTGTTGCTGCTGGATATGTTTTTGGCATAGGAATCTTTTCGTGGTTGCTTTTATTATGCCCAAGTTTCAGGTATAAATACTTTGAGAAAGTTGATGATGTTTTTGAGAAGATATTTGAGTGTTTCCAGCGCCCTAAAAAAAGAGATAGAGGCAGAAGAGTTGTGAGGAATCAGGCTAGAAGACAGCAGTGA
- the LOC125200857 gene encoding receptor-like protein 9DC3 isoform X2, producing the protein MERVSPFFLLFILILFPCLSHATSHQINTDESALLAFKPLVSSDPNNILKRNWTLGTSVCTWLGVTCDSCYNRVTHLNLSRMGLNGSIPPEIGNLSFLVSLNLSGNSLHGHLPKDICRYSNLPSLKELQLSINKLEGEIPVSLGECPQLEILDLSYNNFGGHVPTQIGNITHLKELWLNWNNLRGTIPKEFGALNKLEMMWLDDNKLSGSIPREVWNLTALLELRIKNNSLSGPIPSTIGNLSNMESLDLSFNALNGRIPSTIGNLSNLRYIWLKSNKLNGFIPFTVGNLSNLRYLWLNSNKLNGPIPSTIGNLSNMESLDLSFNVLNGPIPSTIGNLSNLRYIWLGSNKLNGSIPSTFVNQSKLLQLELNANNLSGEIPPSICNLRFLMVLFLSYNNLEGSFPYCLGNLSASLVILHLNANKLSGPIPSTFTKGCSLQSINLNGNKLEGILPHTLVNCKDVLGIDIGDNKIRDVFPFWMETLPQLRVLVLRSNKFNGAMSLVASNSNTERPFPKLQVLDISHNAFVGILPDRYINKFQGMIDAKENQTDDETKRYLSYLELKLTLKGLDQLMKRLLDTFTTLDVSSNRFSGGIPSSLGNLNSLRYLNLSHNTLNGHIPPSLGSMSLLESLDLSSNKMDGKIPGELAKLTFLAKLNLSINSLEGQIPQVGQLSTFDNESYVGNAGLCGLPLTRKCEGSDGKPSPPHVEVESDREIEWGYVFVAAGYVFGIGIFSWLLLLCPSFRYKYFEKVDDVFEKIFECFQRPKKRDRGRRVVRNQARRQQ; encoded by the exons ATGGAGAGAGTTTCCCcatttttcctacttttcaTACTCATATTGTTTCCTTGTCTTAGCCATGCTACTTCTCATCAAATCAATACTGATGAGTCTGCACTTCTTGCTTTCAAACCCCTCGTCTCTTCAGATCCTaacaatattttgaaaagaaattgGACTTTGGGGACCTCTGTTTGTACATGGTTAGGAGTTACTTGTGATTCGTGTTATAATAGGGTGACTCATTTAAATCTCTCGCGTATGGGACTCAATGGGAGCATTCCACCAGAAATCGGaaatctttcttttcttgtttctctaaATTTAAGTGGAAACTCTCTTCATGGTCACTTGCCAAAGGACATCTGCAGATATAGCAACCTTCCAAGTCTTAAAGAACTTCAGCTATCCATCAACAAATTGGAGGGAGAGATACCGGTGAGTTTGGGTGAATGTCCACAACTTGAGATTCTTGACTTGTCATACAACAACTTTGGTGGACATGTACCTACACAAATTGGAAATATCACACACCTTAAGGAATTATGGCTTAATTGGAACAATCTAAGAG GTACTATTCCTAAAGAGTTTGGTGCTCTTAATAAATTAGAGATGATGTGGTTGGATGATAACAAACTTAGTGGATCAATTCCAAGAGAAGTGTGGAACTTGACCGCTCTGCTTGAGTTACGAATCAAGAATAATTCTTTAAGTG GTCCAATACCATCCACCATTGGAAATCTATCAAATATGGAGTCCCTAGATCTCTCTTTCAACGCATTAAATG GTCGCATACCATCCACCATTGGAAATCTATCAAATCTGCGTTACATATGGCTCAAGTCCAACAAGTTAAATG gTTTCATACCATTTACCGTTGGAAATCTATCAAATCTGCGTTACTTATGgcttaattccaacaaattaaatg GTCCAATACCATCCACCATTGGAAATCTATCAAATATGGAGTCCCTAGATCTCTCTTTCAACGTATTAAATG gtCCCATACCATCTACCATCGGAAATCTATCAAATCTCCGTTACATATGGCTCGGCTCCAACAAGTTAAATG GTTCGATACCATCCACCTTTGTGAATCAATCAAAGCTGTTGCAGTTAGAACTCAACGCCAACAACTTAAGTGGAGAGATTCCTCCATCCATTTGCAACTTGAGATTCCTAATGGTCCTCTTTTTATCATACAATAATTTGGAAGGATCATTTCCATATTGTCTTGGAAACTTAAGCGCTTCACTAGTAATTCTCCATTTGAATGCAAATAAACTTAGTGGCCCCATTCCATCTACATTCACAAAAGGTTGCAGTCTTCAGTCAATCAATCTAAATGGAAACAAATTGGAAGGAATACTACCCCACACCCTAGTCAACTGCAAAGACGTTCTGGGGATTGACATTGGTGATAATAAAATACGAGATGTGTTTCCCTTTTGGATGGAAACACTCCCTCAACTTCGCGTCCTCGTCCTGAGGTCAAATAAGTTCAATGGTGCAATGTCGTTGGTGGCTTCAAACTCAAACACAGAGCGGCCATTTCCAAAGTTGCAAGTATTGGATATATCACATAATGCATTTGTTGGCATTTTACCTGATAGATATATCAACAAATTTCAAGGTATGATAGATGCAAAAGAAAACCAGACTGATGATGAAACAAAAAGATATCTATCTTATTTAGAGTTGAAACTCACATTGAAAGGATTGGATCAGTTAATGAAGCGACTGCTAGATACCTTTACAACCCTCGACGTATCTTCCAACAGATTCTCAGGGGGCATTCCATCTTCTCTAGGGAATCTTAACTCCCTTAGATACTTGAATTTGTCTCACAATACCCTCAATGGACATATACCGCCATCTCTAGGAAGTATGAGTTTGCTCGAGTCTTTGGACTTGTCTTCAAACAAAATGGATGGAAAAATTCCAGGTGAATTGGCAAAGTTGACATTTCTTGCAAAGTTAAACCTTTCAATAAATAGCCTTGAGGGCCAAATACCACAAGTTGGCCAACTTTCCACATTTGATAATGAGTCATATGTGGGAAATGCAGGCTTGTGTGGATTACCATTGACGAGAAAATGTGAGGGGAGTGATGGAAAACCATCACCGCCTCACGTGGAAGTGGAATCGGATAGGGAGATCGAGTGGGGTTATGTGTTTGTTGCTGCTGGATATGTTTTTGGCATAGGAATCTTTTCGTGGTTGCTTTTATTATGCCCAAGTTTCAGGTATAAATACTTTGAGAAAGTTGATGATGTTTTTGAGAAGATATTTGAGTGTTTCCAGCGCCCTAAAAAAAGAGATAGAGGCAGAAGAGTTGTGAGGAATCAGGCTAGAAGACAGCAGTGA
- the LOC125200857 gene encoding receptor-like protein 9DC3 isoform X1 → MERVSPFFLLFILILFPCLSHATSHQINTDESALLAFKPLVSSDPNNILKRNWTLGTSVCTWLGVTCDSCYNRVTHLNLSRMGLNGSIPPEIGNLSFLVSLNLSGNSLHGHLPKDICRYSNLPSLKELQLSINKLEGEIPVSLGECPQLEILDLSYNNFGGHVPTQIGNITHLKELWLNWNNLRGTIPKEFGALNKLEMMWLDDNKLSGSIPREVWNLTALLELRIKNNSLSGPIPSTIGNLSNMESLDLSFNALNGRIPSTIGNLSNLRYIWLKSNKLNGLIPSTIGYLSNIQNLDLSFNKLNGFIPFTVGNLSNLRYLWLNSNKLNGPIPSTIGNLSNMESLDLSFNVLNGPIPSTIGNLSNLRYIWLGSNKLNGSIPSTFVNQSKLLQLELNANNLSGEIPPSICNLRFLMVLFLSYNNLEGSFPYCLGNLSASLVILHLNANKLSGPIPSTFTKGCSLQSINLNGNKLEGILPHTLVNCKDVLGIDIGDNKIRDVFPFWMETLPQLRVLVLRSNKFNGAMSLVASNSNTERPFPKLQVLDISHNAFVGILPDRYINKFQGMIDAKENQTDDETKRYLSYLELKLTLKGLDQLMKRLLDTFTTLDVSSNRFSGGIPSSLGNLNSLRYLNLSHNTLNGHIPPSLGSMSLLESLDLSSNKMDGKIPGELAKLTFLAKLNLSINSLEGQIPQVGQLSTFDNESYVGNAGLCGLPLTRKCEGSDGKPSPPHVEVESDREIEWGYVFVAAGYVFGIGIFSWLLLLCPSFRYKYFEKVDDVFEKIFECFQRPKKRDRGRRVVRNQARRQQ, encoded by the exons ATGGAGAGAGTTTCCCcatttttcctacttttcaTACTCATATTGTTTCCTTGTCTTAGCCATGCTACTTCTCATCAAATCAATACTGATGAGTCTGCACTTCTTGCTTTCAAACCCCTCGTCTCTTCAGATCCTaacaatattttgaaaagaaattgGACTTTGGGGACCTCTGTTTGTACATGGTTAGGAGTTACTTGTGATTCGTGTTATAATAGGGTGACTCATTTAAATCTCTCGCGTATGGGACTCAATGGGAGCATTCCACCAGAAATCGGaaatctttcttttcttgtttctctaaATTTAAGTGGAAACTCTCTTCATGGTCACTTGCCAAAGGACATCTGCAGATATAGCAACCTTCCAAGTCTTAAAGAACTTCAGCTATCCATCAACAAATTGGAGGGAGAGATACCGGTGAGTTTGGGTGAATGTCCACAACTTGAGATTCTTGACTTGTCATACAACAACTTTGGTGGACATGTACCTACACAAATTGGAAATATCACACACCTTAAGGAATTATGGCTTAATTGGAACAATCTAAGAG GTACTATTCCTAAAGAGTTTGGTGCTCTTAATAAATTAGAGATGATGTGGTTGGATGATAACAAACTTAGTGGATCAATTCCAAGAGAAGTGTGGAACTTGACCGCTCTGCTTGAGTTACGAATCAAGAATAATTCTTTAAGTG GTCCAATACCATCCACCATTGGAAATCTATCAAATATGGAGTCCCTAGATCTCTCTTTCAACGCATTAAATG GTCGCATACCATCCACCATTGGAAATCTATCAAATCTGCGTTACATATGGCTCAAGTCCAACAAGTTAAATG GTCTAATACCATCCACCATTGGATATCTATCAAATATACAGAACTTAGATCTCTctttcaacaaattaaatg gTTTCATACCATTTACCGTTGGAAATCTATCAAATCTGCGTTACTTATGgcttaattccaacaaattaaatg GTCCAATACCATCCACCATTGGAAATCTATCAAATATGGAGTCCCTAGATCTCTCTTTCAACGTATTAAATG gtCCCATACCATCTACCATCGGAAATCTATCAAATCTCCGTTACATATGGCTCGGCTCCAACAAGTTAAATG GTTCGATACCATCCACCTTTGTGAATCAATCAAAGCTGTTGCAGTTAGAACTCAACGCCAACAACTTAAGTGGAGAGATTCCTCCATCCATTTGCAACTTGAGATTCCTAATGGTCCTCTTTTTATCATACAATAATTTGGAAGGATCATTTCCATATTGTCTTGGAAACTTAAGCGCTTCACTAGTAATTCTCCATTTGAATGCAAATAAACTTAGTGGCCCCATTCCATCTACATTCACAAAAGGTTGCAGTCTTCAGTCAATCAATCTAAATGGAAACAAATTGGAAGGAATACTACCCCACACCCTAGTCAACTGCAAAGACGTTCTGGGGATTGACATTGGTGATAATAAAATACGAGATGTGTTTCCCTTTTGGATGGAAACACTCCCTCAACTTCGCGTCCTCGTCCTGAGGTCAAATAAGTTCAATGGTGCAATGTCGTTGGTGGCTTCAAACTCAAACACAGAGCGGCCATTTCCAAAGTTGCAAGTATTGGATATATCACATAATGCATTTGTTGGCATTTTACCTGATAGATATATCAACAAATTTCAAGGTATGATAGATGCAAAAGAAAACCAGACTGATGATGAAACAAAAAGATATCTATCTTATTTAGAGTTGAAACTCACATTGAAAGGATTGGATCAGTTAATGAAGCGACTGCTAGATACCTTTACAACCCTCGACGTATCTTCCAACAGATTCTCAGGGGGCATTCCATCTTCTCTAGGGAATCTTAACTCCCTTAGATACTTGAATTTGTCTCACAATACCCTCAATGGACATATACCGCCATCTCTAGGAAGTATGAGTTTGCTCGAGTCTTTGGACTTGTCTTCAAACAAAATGGATGGAAAAATTCCAGGTGAATTGGCAAAGTTGACATTTCTTGCAAAGTTAAACCTTTCAATAAATAGCCTTGAGGGCCAAATACCACAAGTTGGCCAACTTTCCACATTTGATAATGAGTCATATGTGGGAAATGCAGGCTTGTGTGGATTACCATTGACGAGAAAATGTGAGGGGAGTGATGGAAAACCATCACCGCCTCACGTGGAAGTGGAATCGGATAGGGAGATCGAGTGGGGTTATGTGTTTGTTGCTGCTGGATATGTTTTTGGCATAGGAATCTTTTCGTGGTTGCTTTTATTATGCCCAAGTTTCAGGTATAAATACTTTGAGAAAGTTGATGATGTTTTTGAGAAGATATTTGAGTGTTTCCAGCGCCCTAAAAAAAGAGATAGAGGCAGAAGAGTTGTGAGGAATCAGGCTAGAAGACAGCAGTGA
- the LOC125200857 gene encoding receptor-like protein 9DC3 isoform X4, whose translation MERVSPFFLLFILILFPCLSHATSHQINTDESALLAFKPLVSSDPNNILKRNWTLGTSVCTWLGVTCDSCYNRVTHLNLSRMGLNGSIPPEIGNLSFLVSLNLSGNSLHGHLPKDICRYSNLPSLKELQLSINKLEGEIPVSLGECPQLEILDLSYNNFGGHVPTQIGNITHLKELWLNWNNLRGTIPKEFGALNKLEMMWLDDNKLSGSIPREVWNLTALLELRIKNNSLSGPIPSTIGNLSNMESLDLSFNALNGRIPSTIGNLSNLRYIWLKSNKLNGLIPSTIGYLSNIQNLDLSFNKLNGFIPFTVGNLSNLRYLWLNSNKLNGPIPSTIGNLSNLRYIWLGSNKLNGSIPSTFVNQSKLLQLELNANNLSGEIPPSICNLRFLMVLFLSYNNLEGSFPYCLGNLSASLVILHLNANKLSGPIPSTFTKGCSLQSINLNGNKLEGILPHTLVNCKDVLGIDIGDNKIRDVFPFWMETLPQLRVLVLRSNKFNGAMSLVASNSNTERPFPKLQVLDISHNAFVGILPDRYINKFQGMIDAKENQTDDETKRYLSYLELKLTLKGLDQLMKRLLDTFTTLDVSSNRFSGGIPSSLGNLNSLRYLNLSHNTLNGHIPPSLGSMSLLESLDLSSNKMDGKIPGELAKLTFLAKLNLSINSLEGQIPQVGQLSTFDNESYVGNAGLCGLPLTRKCEGSDGKPSPPHVEVESDREIEWGYVFVAAGYVFGIGIFSWLLLLCPSFRYKYFEKVDDVFEKIFECFQRPKKRDRGRRVVRNQARRQQ comes from the exons ATGGAGAGAGTTTCCCcatttttcctacttttcaTACTCATATTGTTTCCTTGTCTTAGCCATGCTACTTCTCATCAAATCAATACTGATGAGTCTGCACTTCTTGCTTTCAAACCCCTCGTCTCTTCAGATCCTaacaatattttgaaaagaaattgGACTTTGGGGACCTCTGTTTGTACATGGTTAGGAGTTACTTGTGATTCGTGTTATAATAGGGTGACTCATTTAAATCTCTCGCGTATGGGACTCAATGGGAGCATTCCACCAGAAATCGGaaatctttcttttcttgtttctctaaATTTAAGTGGAAACTCTCTTCATGGTCACTTGCCAAAGGACATCTGCAGATATAGCAACCTTCCAAGTCTTAAAGAACTTCAGCTATCCATCAACAAATTGGAGGGAGAGATACCGGTGAGTTTGGGTGAATGTCCACAACTTGAGATTCTTGACTTGTCATACAACAACTTTGGTGGACATGTACCTACACAAATTGGAAATATCACACACCTTAAGGAATTATGGCTTAATTGGAACAATCTAAGAG GTACTATTCCTAAAGAGTTTGGTGCTCTTAATAAATTAGAGATGATGTGGTTGGATGATAACAAACTTAGTGGATCAATTCCAAGAGAAGTGTGGAACTTGACCGCTCTGCTTGAGTTACGAATCAAGAATAATTCTTTAAGTG GTCCAATACCATCCACCATTGGAAATCTATCAAATATGGAGTCCCTAGATCTCTCTTTCAACGCATTAAATG GTCGCATACCATCCACCATTGGAAATCTATCAAATCTGCGTTACATATGGCTCAAGTCCAACAAGTTAAATG GTCTAATACCATCCACCATTGGATATCTATCAAATATACAGAACTTAGATCTCTctttcaacaaattaaatg gTTTCATACCATTTACCGTTGGAAATCTATCAAATCTGCGTTACTTATGgcttaattccaacaaattaaatg gtCCCATACCATCTACCATCGGAAATCTATCAAATCTCCGTTACATATGGCTCGGCTCCAACAAGTTAAATG GTTCGATACCATCCACCTTTGTGAATCAATCAAAGCTGTTGCAGTTAGAACTCAACGCCAACAACTTAAGTGGAGAGATTCCTCCATCCATTTGCAACTTGAGATTCCTAATGGTCCTCTTTTTATCATACAATAATTTGGAAGGATCATTTCCATATTGTCTTGGAAACTTAAGCGCTTCACTAGTAATTCTCCATTTGAATGCAAATAAACTTAGTGGCCCCATTCCATCTACATTCACAAAAGGTTGCAGTCTTCAGTCAATCAATCTAAATGGAAACAAATTGGAAGGAATACTACCCCACACCCTAGTCAACTGCAAAGACGTTCTGGGGATTGACATTGGTGATAATAAAATACGAGATGTGTTTCCCTTTTGGATGGAAACACTCCCTCAACTTCGCGTCCTCGTCCTGAGGTCAAATAAGTTCAATGGTGCAATGTCGTTGGTGGCTTCAAACTCAAACACAGAGCGGCCATTTCCAAAGTTGCAAGTATTGGATATATCACATAATGCATTTGTTGGCATTTTACCTGATAGATATATCAACAAATTTCAAGGTATGATAGATGCAAAAGAAAACCAGACTGATGATGAAACAAAAAGATATCTATCTTATTTAGAGTTGAAACTCACATTGAAAGGATTGGATCAGTTAATGAAGCGACTGCTAGATACCTTTACAACCCTCGACGTATCTTCCAACAGATTCTCAGGGGGCATTCCATCTTCTCTAGGGAATCTTAACTCCCTTAGATACTTGAATTTGTCTCACAATACCCTCAATGGACATATACCGCCATCTCTAGGAAGTATGAGTTTGCTCGAGTCTTTGGACTTGTCTTCAAACAAAATGGATGGAAAAATTCCAGGTGAATTGGCAAAGTTGACATTTCTTGCAAAGTTAAACCTTTCAATAAATAGCCTTGAGGGCCAAATACCACAAGTTGGCCAACTTTCCACATTTGATAATGAGTCATATGTGGGAAATGCAGGCTTGTGTGGATTACCATTGACGAGAAAATGTGAGGGGAGTGATGGAAAACCATCACCGCCTCACGTGGAAGTGGAATCGGATAGGGAGATCGAGTGGGGTTATGTGTTTGTTGCTGCTGGATATGTTTTTGGCATAGGAATCTTTTCGTGGTTGCTTTTATTATGCCCAAGTTTCAGGTATAAATACTTTGAGAAAGTTGATGATGTTTTTGAGAAGATATTTGAGTGTTTCCAGCGCCCTAAAAAAAGAGATAGAGGCAGAAGAGTTGTGAGGAATCAGGCTAGAAGACAGCAGTGA